The nucleotide window CCGACACAGGCCACAATAGCGTCAGGCAACCGCCCTTCTTTGTCCAGTATTTGTCTTTTTGTCTCCTCCCCGATAATTTTTTGAAATTCCCGAACCAGGGTTGGATATGGATGAGGGCCTACCACCGAACCGATGATATAGTGACAGTGTTCAATTCGGGTAACCCATTGCCGCAAAGCCTCATTGGTGGCATCTTTAAGAGTGCAGCTGCCACTTTGCACAGGCACCACTTCAGCCCCTAAGAGCTGCATCCGTAAAACATTCAGCTGCTGTCTTTCTACATCTTTTGCCCCCATATAAACTGTACATTTTAGATTCAACAGGGCCGCCGCAGTAGCTGTCGCTACTCCGTGCTGGCCTGCCCCTGTCTCGGCTATAACCTCTTTTTTCCCCAGTTTTCTGGCCAGCAACGCCTGACCCAGGGTATTATTGATTTTATGACTGCCTGTGTGGTTCAAATCTTCGCGTTTAAGATAAATTTTAGCCCCACCAGCCAGCTTCGTCAAGTTAGCAGCATAATACAGGGGAGACGGTCGCCCAACATAATCCCTTAACAAATAATTTAACTCTTCCCAAAAAGCCTTATCCTCTTTGATCGCAAAGAAAGCCTGTTCCAGTTCCTGTAAAGCAGGAATTGCCGTTTCAGCCACAAACCTGCCGCCAAAATTTCCGAAATACCCTGCTCTTGCCATTACCATAGCTAAAACCTCCTTATGATTGCGGCTACCCTAGCCATTTTTTCAGCATCTTTGATTCCAGGCTGGCTTTCCACCCCGGAATTTACATCCACCAAATCGGGTTGAAAGATTTCTAATAATTTGGGGATGTTTTCTGCATTTAAGCCTCCAGCAATCCAAACTGGTTTGGGCAACCGCAGGTTTTGTAAAACCGTCCAGTCAAAATTCTGGCCTGATCCTCCCCGGTTATTGTCCAGCAGTATAGCTTCCACTACCTGTAGAAAAGGTTCCAGTTCCTTTCGCAGTTGACTGCCATCGCGATAAACCACAGACCAGGCCTTGACTGCTGGCCACTTTAAGGCAGAGCAATAGGCCGGGCTCTCCCGCCCGTGAAGCTGCAACAAATCCAGATTCAAATCCCGAGCCAGATTGTAGGCCTCCGTAACAGGCACATCAGCCACTACCCCCACTTTCCAGCAAGAAGAAGGGACTTTTTCCAGAATGGCCCGGGCTTGTTCCAGGCTAACCCTTCTTTTGCTTTCAGCTCCAATGATGACTCCGATGGCGTTAGCACCGAGGTAAACTGCCTTTTCTGCGTCTTCTACCCTGGTAAGACCACAAACTTTGAATTTCAACAAAAAAATCCCTCCCCAAAGGAAAGAGAGGGTGAAAGACTGATTTAGTTCCCTCATCTCTCCTCAACTCTGCTCTCCTGAGCTATGCTAATACTTCCTGAACTCAAAATAGCGACTGCCAGCATGATAGCTAGCCCCCCACCGATTTGAGAGAGGCTGAGCCGCTCTCCCAGAAACCAGAAAGCGGTCAAGGCGGCAACCACCGGTTCCAACATGGAAATTATCACTGTCTCTGTTGCGGAAATACGTTTAAGGCCGGCAAAATAAAGGCCAAAAGGAATAATAGTAGCGAAAAGGGCAATGTAAATAAAAAACGCCACTGTTTCTACAGAGTTTACCTGGGCCAGCAGCCGCCTGGGACTGTTGATTAGCCACCAGGGTAAGCCCCCAGCCAGCAAAGCCCATCCCAGGGTAGTCCAGGGGGTATATTTCTGTAAA belongs to Carboxydocella sporoproducens DSM 16521 and includes:
- the trpB gene encoding tryptophan synthase subunit beta; translation: MVMARAGYFGNFGGRFVAETAIPALQELEQAFFAIKEDKAFWEELNYLLRDYVGRPSPLYYAANLTKLAGGAKIYLKREDLNHTGSHKINNTLGQALLARKLGKKEVIAETGAGQHGVATATAAALLNLKCTVYMGAKDVERQQLNVLRMQLLGAEVVPVQSGSCTLKDATNEALRQWVTRIEHCHYIIGSVVGPHPYPTLVREFQKIIGEETKRQILDKEGRLPDAIVACVGGGSNAMGIFYPFLQDTQVALYGVEAAGKGLATGQHAATLNCGRPGVLHGARTFLLQDAHGQILEAHSVSAGLDYPGVGPEHAFLHKTGRARYLAVTDQEALQAAELLCRTEGILPALESAHAIAGALPLARELGPDRIMVICLSGRGDKDVHTLQQLGGEVDA
- a CDS encoding phosphoribosylanthranilate isomerase translates to MLKFKVCGLTRVEDAEKAVYLGANAIGVIIGAESKRRVSLEQARAILEKVPSSCWKVGVVADVPVTEAYNLARDLNLDLLQLHGRESPAYCSALKWPAVKAWSVVYRDGSQLRKELEPFLQVVEAILLDNNRGGSGQNFDWTVLQNLRLPKPVWIAGGLNAENIPKLLEIFQPDLVDVNSGVESQPGIKDAEKMARVAAIIRRF